The nucleotide sequence tgctgtccctctcttctttgctaagcgtgtagctagcaggacttaagtaatgacgtccatcacctgtcttctctggatgaaggttgtctcgttctttcatgcactgcaagtcctggcgtgcttcaagtgaatcctttggcttcccgtacacacccatgaatcctaacaggttcacacaaagattctttgtcaggtgcatcacgtcgattgcgttgcggacctctaggacttgccaatagggtagctcccaaaagatggacttcttcttccacatgggtgcatgtccattagcatctttgggaacagattcactgccttgtccctttccaaatactactttcacatccttgaccattgcgagtacatcttccccggttcggttatgaggcttcttccggtggtctggcttacctttaaaatgcttccctttctttcttacttggtggttcaaaggaaggaatcgacgatggccaaggtacacgacctttcgacatcttttcaaatatatactgtcaaggtcatcaaaacaatgtgtgcatgcattatatcctttgtttgtctgacctgaaagattacttaaagcaggccaatcattgatggttacgaacaacattgctcgtaggtcaaagtgttcttgtttgtactcatcccagacacgtacacctggtttgttccataaaactagaagttcttcaactaatggcttcagatatacatcaatatcgttgccaggttgcctcggaccttggatgaggatcggcatcataatgaacttccgcttcatgcataaccatggaggaaggttgtagatacatagagtaactggccaagtgctatgactagtgctctgctgtccaaaaggattcataccatctgtacttaaggcgaaccttaagtttctaacctcatttgcaaactctgaaaattctctatctatcgctctccactgggacccatcagctgggtgtctcagcatattgtctaccttacggtcttctttataccaccgcaacaactttgcgtggtctttatttctgaacaaacgttttaagcgtggtattataggagcataccacataaccttggcagggattttctttctaggacgttgttcaccctcgacgtcaccaggatcatcgcgcctgatcttataccgcgatgctttacataccgggcattcatccaaattctcgtattcattgccatggtagaggatacagtcattaggacatgcatgtatcttctggatttttaatcccaaagggcagacaaccttttttgcttcgtacgtagtggtgggcaattcatttggcttcggaagcatcttctttatgaggtttaataaattcccaaatgccttatcggatacaccattctttgctttccactgtagcaattccagtgttgtacccagctttttttgcccctcttcggccatcgggtatagcaacttcctatgatcctcaagcatgcgctccaacttaactttctctttttcactttcccattcttgttgtgcatcacgaatggcatcgccaagagcatcaccgagatcatcttctaccgctacctcttcttcatctccccccattgtagtatcatcaaaggcaccatactgagcaataatgtcatcaatgtctaaatcttctccttcaccttcttccatcatgaccccgctttctccatgcttagtccaacatatatagtttgacatgaaacctgacttaagcaaatgtgaatgaagactcattgagcttgaatattcctttaaattcttacatagggcacatggacagcatatgaaaccatcccgcttatttgcctcggccacacctaagaaatagtgcaagccctctataaagtcttgggagcgacgatcggcattgtacatccaatggcgtgacataatctgtattacacgacaaattatgaaaaccttgaacataattaagtattttattacacaacataaatgacacacacacggttgattaattaactaagcctggctacaacgtaagcaatcccaactatcactaaacaaactaaaactacaatgcacttcagtaacataattattttgtgatcgtacgcaactaaaacagacaaatcattcttctgttgaatatcaataagcttctcctgctggctcactgcctcatcagcagcatccgctacctcaagcgcacccaaattctgcacgtatgtagcataatcttcctcccagtaccaaccatcgcatccattgccctcccactgaaattaaagccaaaaaatatttagtcaaaaatattcaagaaaagcaggtcaattagccataattataaaatgcgtaagaaactcacatcgcgatccgggcacttgtagaaaacacgacccttgttgggtccctgtctcttgactcggtactccatcacaatcttctgcttacacttgccgcagataatgagagggagttctggcctcagtcgtttcgcaaccgaacgagaggccgaggatccagtaacagttgtcatctactttctatacttatttttgcaaactagtgtaaatttcatattttcaaatatccatcaaattatagctcaaaaacatgtttcaataaataaccatccgtactagttgaccttgcttacgtgatcatctcggcgagcatttctccaccggacggcaccgtacttggccaaggaagagctccgattctacgagaaagggaacacggtcttccacgaccgttgccgctctccctcgtagaatcaaagctcctccttgacgtccgttaccgctcggcagagaacatgctcgccgagatgaacacggtccgcaagttcaactagtacggattttctacaattttctaacaattttctaagtttttcatttcatggaaaaattaattctaagatcacgtaagccaccggggacgagaatggcgcgtgctccagcgaggacgagcgaggcgtgattttgatgaactaatttaacttttgtttatccaaacatatatgcaaatcatcatgtgattttgagctaaaaatgacatataaaatcataataaagtccaacatataaagttacacatgcatctacatcgcaaaatgagataagctactgataaaacataagaggattaagtttgttacctccaaaatcgaagagcaacaccaatggagggggagagtgcaagaacaacagcaagctgaagaacagaggcagtgagtttgaataatggaatggctcgggctcggggaggaagaattgagcagaattataggccgggataattagtcccggttaggggtccaaaccgggactaaatattaatctttattcccggggcataacccaaaccgggactaaaagctttagtcccggctggtattaccaaccgggactaaaggtaaacctttagtcccggttggtaataccagccgggactaaagatccctgccccgcggacgaccgttgggcagggacctttagtcccggttggtattaccaaccgggactaaagggtcctttagtcccgggggcaaaaaatgccgaggctaatgctaaattgggacatcgttctaaagtctgttctctagtagtgttctCTTCATCCATTTTTTTCGGTCCGTCCTCCCCTAACTAACTCCGTGAATGTGGAAACTATCTTTGTTAGGCTATGTACAACTCTCATGTTTTATATGACATATTGGACACATGTTATTAAGGTAACCTAGATAGTTAGAAATCATAATCTAAATCTAAATAGATCTCTTGATCCTGGGTAAGTTAAATAGGAATCCTAACCCAAATAAAAAAAGATATAAATAGAAATTAGGCAAAATCTTATCTTCTATACCTATTTAATTTCTGTCATATTTTTTGGTCCATCGTTTTCTCATGTGATGTGTTTGTCCCCAACTCTGCCATGTACAAGAGTCCTAATCGGTTTTAAGTAGATGACAATTTAAACTTGCACATGTGTACCAAAGGTTCGGTACGTGTGATTTGAATCGTGCAGAGGTGACCAATAGGAGTCGtgcatcaatcaaatcaaatcaactccaaaacGAAATTAGGTAGGACTCCTCAGGCATTGAAGTTGCCTCTATACGAAAGCATACGCTTTTTCTGCCGCTGCTATAGCAAGGCATAGCAAGGCGCGATAACATCTGGCTTTGGGTTTGCTCGCTGCCGGTGGTATGCTGTATGCATATCAGGAAAGTCCGTTTCGTATTGGCGTATGCTGTATGCATAGTAGTTTAATTCCACCGCTCCTTTGTGCATATGGTGTATCATTTTCTTTGTACTGAACATATCTGGTATGCATCATCTGGATGGGCATAGTATCGTGGCACACAAAAAGGTGAATAACCGCTGGGTACATTTTCTTATAACACACACGGATATATGTGTTTGTTGACGGCGCACCACCAATGTCATGGCCTGGCTGTTGGAGCCTTTTCGCACCGTGGCACGCATACAAGTGTGTGCCTTGCCTTCTACATTTTTAACTCACAATAGGTACATACAAATAGTTATCTTTTCAAATTAAGTCAATCTCCTGTTAATTTTCCACACATGAATAATACTTTATTGCACTATCATTTATTGTCTTGGAATTTATTGATATATGGTTAGGCCAAGTCTAATTAAGTCTAATAAAAATAGCTAGCTCATTTTTTTATTGGCACAAGCGTGCGAGCATCCACTACTAAAAAAaatgtttgtagcaacgggataatttttttagGAGCGACTGGTgatgtagccgcccctacagtggacatgctcgggacccacgagaccagccgcccctacaaatggcacagcaGGAGCGGCTGATGATACgagtcgcccctataaatgggtcgatttgtaggggcggctcactcaccagctgcctcggtgttgcgatttgtaggggcagctcaatcaccagccgcccctacaaatcacgcttgttcatcattgatcatcatgaaccgttgtgatttttctttttaatctctaggtaaaatttgtaactagtctttctcccctatactaactccaaatgtgatgatttttttctaaaattttctaaaatcatgccctatcaagtacCGTGTTGATttagtcattcttttcgtttgacaaagtttgagcaatttaaattttcaaatttaaaaaaataacaagttctaacaagattttgaaacaccaaatgatttcagctgaaaaagtgacgaataccaaagatgtataactcatcaagatctacaactttagtttggttatttctttatctgacaaagtgatattaaATATTGTTTATAAATCAACATGTCTcgcatatagttcatgaaactgagtgatatgtgaatttgtgaatattgtttactaacactttgataaatgaagaagtgaccaaaataaaagttatagatagtgatgagttcaacaacttttatgttcacgacttttgtagttgaaatcatttaaggttttaaaatcttgtttgaagttgtcatttattaaaatttaaaatttgaactatttaaattttgtcaaataaaaagatgaccaaaataaaagttgtagatagtgatgtgttcaacaacttttatattcacgactttcttatttgaaatcatttaaggttttaaaatcttgtttgaagttgctatttattgaatttcaaattttgaactgttcaaattttgtcaaatgaaaagatgatcaaaataaaagttgtagatagtgatgtgttcaacaacttttatgttcataacTTTCTTATTCGAAATCATTTAAGTTTTttaaatcttatttgaagttgtcatttattgaaattcaaaatttgtgaaaagatgaccaaaatataagttgtacatcttgataagttctacaactttgatgtttacaatattttcattttagatcattttttgtcttaaaattcaattcgaagttcacaaattcaaattttcaaaatttcaaatatatttttttattttaaatataTATAGAAGCAAGTAAATTTTTATGTGTACGAAAAAATATAGCAAATTATTTTTATTACatttatacatttatatatatatttacacatttataaaaaaaaatatgcagaagtaatatttaaaaatatgtgaaaatatttgtaggggcggctgaatcaaaaaccacccctacaaatacatttgtaggggcggttggtaattagagccgcccctacaaataactcTAAGTATATATTTAGAGCATAGTCGGCCCACTCATCCCctcctctctctatctctctcttacGCTCCCGAGTCGCGACGCGAGCGAGGCGACGGCGTAGGGCGACCTCGGCGGTGGCCGACCCTCCGCGCGGCGGCATCCACccttgtcatcctcctcctcctcctggtcctCCACCACTCCCCTTCCTCCTCGCAACACAAGGTAGCGTGTCGCAGCGGCGCGAACGACAGCCTAGGGTTTGGCCCCTCCGTCGCCGGTGGTCCCCACAGGCGCGCACCACTGCGGCGGCATCGCAGGCCGTTCCCACGGACTGTCCccagcggtggcgccccagggaCGGCCGATCCCGGCTCAGCGGCccttggcggcggcggcctgcCATCGGAGCCGCGCGGTGTCCTCCTAGCCTCCTCGCCGGTCgccgtcctccacctccacctggcGCGCCGTACACCTCTTCATTCCCTCGTCTACGaccaggtggcggtggtgggtcGTGGGTTTGGGCGCGGCCACGGGTGCGGGCTAGACTAGGTggcaggcggcggcgctggccggGTGGGTGTGGGCGGCCTCCTTCTATGACCTCACGCGCTGGACGCGCGCGCTCGTCCAGCTGTGGGTCACGCGCCGGGTGCACGTCGAGACGGCGGCCATCCTCAGGTTCCAGGTCCGATCCCCTCCGCGTCATCTCTCCTCCTCTATGGTCACGTAATTTCTACTCATTTCTAAATTCTAATTTCTCCGACGAACAAATTAGCTGCATTACGCTGCTTCTCTTTAGGATTGTTGAATTTGTACGCTTGATGCTACCTTTTTGCTTGTCCGTCGCGTCCTTTATGTCTATTATAGGATCTGCAACTTTGTAGCAAGGGCCGGTAGAACTAACTCGTCGATTAATTTAAGATGAACTTGGCTTCAGTTCATTCTCTTACTCTAAATTGAACGGATCGACAATTAGGCAGTAAACAAGGTTGTCTTGTAAAAACTCTGGTATCTTAGTTTTAGATTTCCGTATCTTCGGTGTTTCTCAAGTGTTGAATCAATGCAGAGGTTGTTGGAGCACAAGTTGTTGGACAATTTCTTCTCTGTGCTGTCATGCGTTGTCTCCGTGCCCTTCTACACGGGATTCCTCCCTCTCCACTTCTGGGTATGTCTTTTGTCTCGTGGCCCACTGATTTGATTGCCTTGCTTTCTTTATTTTCTGTAATAATTCTGTTTGATTCTGAATTCttaaacaatatatatatatatatatatatatatatatatatatatatatatatatatatatatatatatatatatatatatatatatatatatattgtagagTGGACACGGCAAGCTGGCTAGGCAGATGACCCTCCTCATGGCTTTCTGTGATTACCTCGGCAACTCTAAGGTTTGTCATCTGTTCATAATACAATTGAAAGGATAGGCTTTAGTTTAATCGTTGTTAGAAGAGTGACAGCTACAGAAGATGAGAAGGAAAATGCCATGGAATATGGGCTGCCATCATCGCATGCTCTCAACACTGTTTGTTTGATGGGGTATGTTCCTGCTCTTATTTCGATAAGGGAAGTTTGAAAGGAATTGTTGGCTAATGCTGCTTCTGATCAATGCAGATATTTATTACATTATGTCCTCACATATGGAGAACATGGCAGTGTTATAGTTGTTGTGGGTTTATCTCTAGCTTTCTTACTTGTTACGCTAGTTGCCGGTAGTGAGTCAAGAGTTCTTAAGGCAACTGTTTTTTCTCGAGTTACTGAAATATACTGATGATTTGGTTTACCTTAAATTGGCAGCAAGGATATATTTGGGTATGCACAGTTTGACCGATGTTGTTCCTGGAATTGGTTTTGGTATTATCATCCTTGCATTCTGGTTGGTTGTCGATGACCATGTTGATGCCTTCATTGTCTCTGGGAAAAATGGTACATCCATACACCTCAGTGCTTGCGTGCTGCAAATTTTGGAGGCACGTAAGGTGTGGCGTTGAAAGTTGAAAAGTATCCTAACAGCTTTCCCGCTTTGCACTTGCAGTTGCAACCTTCTGGGCACACCTTTCTCTATTGATGTGCTTTGCATATCCGAAGCCAGAATTCCCTACTCCTAGCTTTGATTACCACACAACATTCAACGGAGTCACTTTCGGAATTGTAAGAGCTCTGTTTCTGACTAACATTGCTTAATCAAAACTTGCTCACGCTATACTTGATTCTGGTCAGACTGAAGATATTATTGATACATTCTTCTGTCCTAACCTTAGACTAGAAAATCAAGCTAGTTTACGATTAAAAAAATAATGGCAGGATTCTCGTTGGTTCTCTTTGCTTAACCATATGATTATAATATTCTCTAGTATCCATTTTATGATGGAAGGCATGAAGTTGGTCATTGACTAAACATACTGCCCCAAGTAAATTCTATGTTATTACAGAATTAGTTTTGTACTGATGATTTGCTAGTGCGCTTTCTTGGTATTCTATGTTTACAATTCAAAAAACAAATTTTAGGCCTCTCGCCTGTGTTTTGGTTTCTTCATGTATCAGCACATCCTATTCTCTGTTCTGAATCATATGGTCTACCCGAGATTTTTCTGACATTTCTTTCTGACGAACGTGATTCAGGTGTGCGGCGGCCTGCTATATACAGATGTATTATTGTGCCGTGCACAAATGTTTATCAGTGGTTTAACAAATATTATGCTTGGGCTGACATCTCCTATCCTATTTCTAAGTATGAAGTGAAGTGGTTCGATCCAATATATTTTTGCACATGTCATACGAATTTTGATGTAATACAACCCTTCGATATTGGCATTTAGTGTTTCAGGACACGTGAAAATAGCTTCAGGGTTAGTTAATAATCTTGGTAGATTGAAATATTGTTAGAACTTCCCTATCTGAAGGCCAATCTTCTAACTCCGACTGATCTTACCACTGTCAACTCAATGGCGACAAACTAGGCTATTGTGGATATACTAAACACAATGCTGACAGCTAGTACCAACACCTTGTGCTCTTGTGTTTGTGGTCAaatttaaattatatatatatatatatatatatatatatatatatgtgtgtgtgtgtgtgtgtgtatgtgtgtgttctggtcgaatttgaattataaatttaatttttttgataaaaaatgtactgtaggggcggttctagactgaaccgcccctacaaacagataTTATAGGGGCGACTGGTACTACGACCGCCCTCTACAAATATATGATTTGTaaagacggtatggtaggggcggctgaccgagccgcctctacaaaagcttatcagccgcccctacaaaacgtttctgtagtagtgaccaTGCAACAAGTTATatatcccgttgcaacgcacggtaTGTTTGCTAGTCTTAAAAAAactgtcaaaatttgaggtttTTAGTTATCTGTGTAATATAATTTTCTATATACGTTTTTCCTTCTCAATCGATTGAGCAGACTCTACGCGGGCCCTGCGTCTAATCTATCCAAACTCTACGCAGTCCTGTCCATGTCGACTTTTGCCCCAAACTCTACGCAGTCCTGTCCATGTCGACTTTTACCCTATCCCCTAAGGCCCTAGCGCTGAGCGGCCAACAACGATTGAGGAGTCAATGTGAGATGTGCTAATATGCAATTGAATTGTTGGCTGTATTTTTTCAGTAGAAAACCCCTATATACTTTCATACTTTCTTATTTAATCGACGGCTAAAAATGTTAGAAAGTTATATTTAAGTCTCTTTTGTGCCTATATTTTAAACTATATTAGTATAACGTTTGAACTATTTACATCGTAATTTGCGAAAGTTTTCAACTTAATCTTCGAATTTAAGACTTATCATGACAGTTAGTGTCTATATATCGAATGGCATACAAAATTTATAATTGTTTATCCAATTGCCAAATAGGTTTACGGAATCATATATAGTTTTTTTAAGTAAACCCTAAAATCCTAGATCCGCCAATGGTTTTTCCTTAAAATAAAGACGGCTATGGACAGGTAAATTTACTCGGAACTTTCTGTATGGTCTTCGCAGACGACTCAGAACAGTGAGATTCAGTAATCTGCCACCTGTGTCTGTGTAGACTGCGCTTTTGCGATGACTGAATGCAGCATGACGGGTCAGTCTCGAGTGTACTGTTCATCACAGTGTCCAAGAGACCAAGATCACTACTAGATCAGTCAATGGATGGTTAAGGTTAGCCGCTGTTGTGTTCAGCGCGTCTGGACGGCAACTTGGCAAGGATTAACCTCCCTGGCTCAGTGGCTCCCTCTAATATACATGCATGGTGTTAACTGTCAAAAAGCAACCACAGTGTACATCTTCGCTAATCGTTAACGATGCTGACCATGCATCATGCAATGCAACGAAAGGCACCATAGCTTCAGTACAATGGGCAACTCACTTGAAACTTCCATAGTTCCATCATATATCGGAATCCAATGGCTGCAACTGCAAAGAAATGACATTGCATGCCCCGCGGGTGCTGCAGCAACATCGCAAGGACACG is from Miscanthus floridulus cultivar M001 chromosome 7, ASM1932011v1, whole genome shotgun sequence and encodes:
- the LOC136462888 gene encoding uncharacterized protein gives rise to the protein MTTVTGSSASRSVAKRLRPELPLIICGKCKQKIVMEYRVKRQGPNKGRVFYKCPDRDWEGNGCDGWYWEEDYATYVQNLGALEVADAADEAIMSRHWMYNADRRSQDFIEGLHYFLGVAEANKRDGFICCPCALCKNLKEYSSSMSLHSHLLKSGFMSNYICWTKHGESGVMMEEGEGEDLDIDDIIAQYGAFDDTTMGGDEEEVAVEDDLGDALGDAIRDAQQEWESEKEKVKLERMLEDHRKLLYPMAEEGQKKLGTTLELLQWKAKNGVSDKAFGNLLNLIKKMLPKPNELPTTTYEAKKVVCPLGLKIQKIHACPNDCILYHGNEYENLDECPVCKASRYKIRRDDPGDVEGEQRPRKKIPAKVMWYAPIIPRLKRLFRNKDHAKLLRWYKEDRKVDNMLRHPADGSQWRAIDREFSEFANEVRNLRFALSTDGMNPFGQQSTSPRQPGNDIDVYLKPLVEELLVLWNKPGVRVWDEYKQEHFDLRAMLFVTINDWPALSNLSGQTNKGYNACTHCFDDLDSIYLKRCRKVVYLGHRRFLPLNHQVRKKGKHFKGKPDHRKKPHNRTGEDVLAMVKDVKVVFGKGQGSESVPKDANGHAPMWKKKSIFWELPYWQVLETGDGRHYLSPASYTLSKEERDSMFECLSSIKVPSGFSSNIKGIINVPDKKFLNLKSHDCHVLMTQLLPVALRGILPPHVRLATVKLCAFLNAISQKAINPVELATLQNDVVQCLVSFELVFPPSFFNIMTHILVHLVKEISILGPVFLHNMFPFERFMGVLKKYVKVRSKPEGSIAQGYGTEEVIEFCVDFIPDIAPIGVPESRHEGRLSGKGTLGKKTYIGMEDDYFNKAHYTVLQNSSLVHPYIEIHKEFLRSKQPSWHILTYQGYEINGNTFYTVAQDKRSTNQNSGVRIDGTDPNGNIQTYYGRIEEIWELDYAPNFKVPLFRCQWVKLTGGGVTVDKEYGMTTVDLNNIGYKEEPFVLAADVSQVFYVKDMSTKSKRGKNEDINSMINEPKRHIILSGKINIVGIEDKSDMSEDYERNVRIPPFIVKKDPSIMLNDEDTPWLRQDHNQGSYVKKKFTVVPA